Proteins encoded in a region of the Planococcus citri chromosome 1, ihPlaCitr1.1, whole genome shotgun sequence genome:
- the LOC135832501 gene encoding uncharacterized protein LOC135832501, protein MSWRYGSENIRCSIFGEEKCLSKIYGHPSNSGQVFSDDIGDIDRNIFDVGSTGFFGVQKLWLQSIRRRKRNSADIKSGHHSRILSSWDRFGMIGTNVFVVAEKQ, encoded by the exons gtgttcgatttttggggaagaAAAATGCTTGTCGAAGATTTATGGTCATCCATCAAACAGTGGTCAAGTTTTCAGTGATGATATTGGCGACATAGATCGCAACATTTTCGACGTGGGATCAACCGGTTTTTTC ggtgtccagaaattaTGGTTACAATCGATAAGGAGGAGAAAAAGAAATTCGGCTGATATAAAGAGCGGTCATCATTCTAGAATTTTGAGTTCGTGGGATAGGTTTGGAATGATTGGTACGAATGTATTCGTGGTTGCCGAAAAACAGTGA